A DNA window from Abyssibacter profundi contains the following coding sequences:
- a CDS encoding type I restriction-modification system subunit M: MSISTTIKSIQDIMRKDAGVDGDAQRIGQLVWMLFLKIYDDRELEWELMDDDYHSPIPEPLRWRNWAADPEGITGDELKAFVDNQLFPGLQALESHGDDYRGVVIRSVFEDAYNYMKSGQLMRQVINKLQEGIDFNKMQERHALGDAYEQILKDLQSAGNAGEFYTPRAVTEFMVNRVDPKLDEVVMDPACGTGGFLTCTIEHKRKHYAKTPQDATILQRSIRGVEKKPLPHLLATTNMILHGIEVPNQIRHDNTLARPLISWGPKDRVDVIVANPPFGGMEEDGIETNFPQAFRTRETADLFLTLIIHLLKDGGRAAVVLPDGFLFGEGMKTRLKEKLLTECDLHTIVRLPNGVFAPYTSIKTNLLFFTKGKPTKEVWFYEHPYPEGYKSYSKTKPMRFEEFEPEIAWWGNESDGFASREESEFAWKASLEDIQARSYNLDIKNPHQGEQVSHDPDELLQQYAEQQKEIQKLRDQLKSILAEALAGNRDSESA; this comes from the coding sequence ATGTCCATCAGCACCACCATCAAATCCATCCAGGACATCATGCGCAAGGACGCCGGCGTGGACGGCGACGCCCAGCGCATCGGCCAGCTCGTCTGGATGCTGTTCCTGAAGATCTATGACGATCGCGAGTTGGAATGGGAACTGATGGACGACGACTACCACTCGCCCATCCCCGAGCCCCTGCGCTGGCGCAACTGGGCGGCAGACCCCGAAGGGATCACCGGCGACGAGCTCAAAGCCTTCGTGGACAATCAGCTGTTCCCCGGTCTGCAGGCCCTCGAATCCCACGGCGACGATTACCGGGGCGTGGTCATTCGCAGCGTGTTCGAGGATGCCTACAACTACATGAAGTCCGGCCAGTTGATGCGTCAGGTCATCAACAAGCTGCAGGAAGGCATCGACTTCAACAAGATGCAGGAGCGCCACGCGCTAGGCGATGCTTACGAACAGATCCTCAAGGACCTGCAAAGCGCCGGTAACGCGGGCGAGTTCTACACCCCGCGCGCCGTCACCGAATTCATGGTCAATCGCGTGGATCCGAAGCTCGACGAGGTCGTCATGGACCCGGCCTGCGGCACCGGCGGCTTTCTCACCTGCACCATCGAGCACAAGCGCAAGCACTACGCCAAGACCCCGCAGGATGCCACCATCCTCCAGCGCAGCATCCGCGGCGTGGAAAAAAAGCCGCTGCCGCACCTGCTGGCCACCACCAACATGATCCTGCACGGCATCGAGGTGCCGAATCAGATCCGCCACGACAACACCCTCGCGCGCCCGCTGATCAGTTGGGGGCCAAAGGATCGCGTGGACGTGATCGTCGCCAACCCGCCCTTCGGCGGCATGGAAGAAGACGGCATCGAGACCAACTTCCCGCAGGCCTTCCGCACGCGGGAAACGGCCGACCTGTTCCTCACCCTGATCATCCACTTGCTCAAGGACGGTGGCCGCGCCGCCGTCGTGCTGCCGGATGGCTTCCTGTTTGGCGAGGGCATGAAGACCCGCCTCAAGGAAAAGCTGCTCACCGAGTGCGACCTTCACACCATCGTGCGCCTGCCCAACGGTGTGTTCGCGCCCTACACCAGCATCAAGACCAACCTGCTGTTCTTCACCAAGGGCAAGCCCACCAAAGAGGTCTGGTTCTACGAGCACCCATATCCCGAGGGCTACAAGAGTTACAGCAAGACGAAACCCATGCGGTTCGAGGAGTTCGAGCCCGAGATTGCCTGGTGGGGCAACGAGTCAGATGGCTTTGCCAGCCGCGAGGAGAGCGAATTCGCTTGGAAAGCAAGCCTCGAAGACATTCAGGCCCGCAGCTACAACCTGGACATCAAGAACCCGCACCAGGGCGAGCAAGTCAGCCACGATCCGGATGAGCTGCTGCAGCAGTACGCCGAGCAGCAAAAGGAGATTCAGAAGCTGCGCGATCAGCTCAAGAGCATTCTGGCCGAAGCGCTAGCCGGCAATCGGGATTCGGAATCGGCATGA
- a CDS encoding restriction endonuclease subunit S has translation MSVEKLITEHMDVWANSITPRTAGRGGSRKLELTGVKRLRELILELAVRGRLVPQGANRRSGEDLRIELAEARKQAMKTGGGKNQKPLKPVEESEKEFPEPNGWAWLRLSDVGRIVGGGTPKSKDPSCWADEGVKWLTPADLYGYKSKYISAGRRDISQKGLDTSSAVVLPVGTVLFSSRAPIGYVAIASAELATNQGFKSCVPFIDGMSEYLYYFLMRSARQIDSEASGTTFKEVSGATVARVCVPLPPLEEQHRIVQKVDELMALCDRLEQQTGDQIEAHERLVDTLLETLTRAENATELAENWARVEVHFDTLFTTEHSIDRLKQTILQLAVMGRLVRQTSLGKSAAEFLHDLRRLRDEAIAAGRIKKSKLRSEAALEEVPFNLPESWAWCRLPELGELARGKSKHRPRNDPALYEHGKFPMVQTGDVARANRAITTHTALYNEKGVAQSKLWRRGTLCITIAANIGDTGILGFDACFPDSVVGFTPFHDELKTEYVEYFLRTAKRKLTEFAPSTAQKNINLEVLESLLVPLPPPEELGRIVLRVDELMAMCDRLKSDIRMSSDSECKLANAIFSRSMH, from the coding sequence ATGAGTGTGGAGAAGCTCATTACCGAGCACATGGACGTGTGGGCGAATTCGATAACGCCGAGAACGGCGGGTCGTGGTGGCAGCAGGAAGCTCGAACTGACCGGAGTCAAGAGACTTCGAGAGTTGATCCTCGAATTGGCTGTTCGGGGGCGGTTGGTTCCGCAGGGCGCTAATAGACGATCAGGAGAGGACCTGCGCATCGAATTGGCGGAAGCTAGAAAGCAGGCAATGAAGACTGGCGGCGGAAAGAATCAGAAGCCACTGAAGCCAGTTGAGGAGTCGGAAAAAGAGTTCCCGGAGCCGAATGGGTGGGCGTGGCTCCGATTGAGTGATGTTGGGCGAATTGTTGGAGGTGGGACGCCAAAATCGAAGGATCCGTCATGCTGGGCTGATGAGGGTGTTAAGTGGCTTACGCCGGCCGACTTGTATGGCTACAAGAGCAAGTACATATCCGCGGGGAGGCGTGATATCAGCCAGAAGGGCCTAGATACCTCATCGGCTGTAGTGCTCCCAGTCGGCACCGTCCTCTTTTCGAGTCGTGCGCCGATCGGTTACGTCGCGATTGCAAGCGCCGAGTTGGCGACGAATCAGGGGTTTAAGTCTTGTGTCCCTTTCATCGACGGCATGAGCGAGTACCTCTACTACTTCCTAATGCGTTCGGCTCGGCAAATCGACAGCGAAGCCAGCGGCACAACCTTCAAGGAGGTTTCGGGGGCTACTGTCGCGCGAGTATGCGTGCCGCTCCCACCGCTAGAGGAACAACACCGCATCGTCCAGAAAGTCGACGAGCTCATGGCGCTCTGCGACCGGCTGGAGCAGCAAACCGGCGATCAGATCGAAGCCCACGAGCGGCTGGTCGACACCCTGCTCGAAACCCTCACCCGCGCCGAAAACGCCACCGAACTGGCCGAAAACTGGGCGCGCGTAGAAGTGCACTTTGACACCCTCTTCACCACCGAACACAGCATCGACCGCCTCAAGCAAACCATCCTTCAGCTGGCGGTGATGGGGCGGTTGGTGCGGCAAACTTCATTGGGGAAATCGGCTGCAGAGTTTCTTCATGACCTCCGGCGGCTTCGAGATGAAGCTATAGCCGCTGGGCGAATCAAGAAGTCGAAACTTAGAAGTGAGGCCGCTTTGGAGGAGGTGCCTTTTAATCTTCCCGAATCATGGGCCTGGTGCCGGCTCCCGGAGTTAGGCGAGCTTGCAAGAGGCAAGTCCAAGCATCGCCCGCGTAATGACCCTGCGCTGTACGAACACGGCAAATTTCCCATGGTCCAAACAGGCGACGTTGCGCGCGCAAACAGGGCAATCACGACGCATACGGCGCTATACAACGAGAAAGGTGTTGCGCAAAGCAAGCTTTGGCGCAGGGGCACGCTATGCATCACCATTGCGGCAAACATTGGAGACACGGGAATACTAGGATTCGATGCCTGTTTTCCAGACAGCGTCGTCGGCTTCACGCCGTTTCATGACGAGTTGAAAACTGAGTATGTCGAGTATTTTCTGCGGACAGCGAAACGAAAGCTGACTGAATTCGCGCCCTCGACAGCGCAGAAGAACATTAACCTTGAAGTCTTAGAGAGCCTGCTTGTGCCGCTACCGCCGCCTGAAGAACTCGGACGTATCGTTCTGCGGGTGGATGAGCTGATGGCCATGTGCGACCGCCTCAAATCCGATATCCGAATGTCATCTGATTCGGAGTGCAAATTGGCCAACGCAATATTCTCCCGCTCAATGCATTAA
- a CDS encoding porin family protein — MNMTFKTLLASGLAATLCAPAALAQQADFDPYGYVGADIGYFRVESEEFPDDDDNVEDNRTSYRLRVGGRLTPVIGIEGGYTDFGDYDEGAATYTADGLTLAGVLHIPLGERASVYGKLGELFWDAEAEGPLGGRATTDGEDVFYGVGASLPLGEVVALNLGYERYALDDTDVDLAAVGLDLQFGGSRY; from the coding sequence ATGAACATGACGTTCAAGACACTACTCGCCTCAGGTTTGGCCGCAACGCTTTGCGCACCCGCTGCGCTGGCCCAACAGGCCGACTTCGACCCCTACGGCTACGTCGGTGCAGACATCGGCTATTTCCGCGTCGAATCCGAGGAATTCCCCGACGATGACGACAATGTCGAAGACAACCGCACCAGCTATCGTCTGCGTGTCGGCGGTCGCCTGACGCCCGTGATCGGCATCGAAGGTGGTTACACCGACTTTGGCGACTATGACGAGGGCGCTGCAACCTACACGGCCGACGGCCTGACGCTGGCCGGCGTGCTGCACATCCCGCTGGGCGAGCGGGCTTCGGTGTACGGCAAGCTGGGTGAGCTCTTCTGGGATGCCGAAGCCGAGGGACCGCTGGGTGGTCGCGCGACCACGGACGGCGAAGACGTCTTCTACGGTGTGGGCGCGAGCCTGCCGCTGGGTGAAGTCGTTGCGCTCAACCTCGGTTACGAGCGCTACGCCCTGGACGACACCGATGTCGACCTGGCCGCCGTTGGCCTCGACTTGCAGTTTGGTGGCAGCCGCTACTAA
- the hsdR gene encoding EcoAI/FtnUII family type I restriction enzme subunit R, translating to MNKKSLSERDICTKFITPALVKAGWNVHDQIREEVTFTAGRIIVRGRLHARGKKRRADYVLSYKKNLPIAVIEAKDNNHSLGDGMQQALAYGEALDAPFRISSNGDGFLFHDSTGLGGPVERELSLDEFPSPEELWARYRQYKGLDETARPTVEQPYYDDGSGRVPRYYQTVAINRAVEAVARGQDRILLVMATGTGKTFTAFQIIWRLWKSKHKRRILFLADRNILVDQTKNNDFKPFGQAMTKVTNRSIDKSFEIYLSLYQAVTGVEEEKNIYKEFSPDFFDLVVIDECHRGSAAADSSWRAILEYFSGATHLGLTATPKETNDVSNTDYFGEPVYTYSLKQGIEDGFLAPYKVVRIDLDRDLEGWRPTKGQVDKHGNEIEDRIYNQKDFDRTLVLEKRTPVVAAKITEFLERTDPYQKTIVFCENIDHAERMRQALVNLNPKRIAENYKYVMRITGDENEGKAELDNFINPEERYPVIATTSKLMTTGVDAQTCKLIVLDQRIQSMTEFKQIIGRGTRINDDYNKHWFTILDFKKATELFADPNFDGDPVQVYNPAEGASPVPEDEQGVEGGVGIAEDPAEYGADEGETWTNDDTGADDDAGDAKITKFYVDNVEVSVVAERVQYLDAQGDLITESLKDYTRKRVREQFASLDDFLRRWSGADRKQAIIDELAEAGVFWDDLIADVRKKLGDDPDPFDVICHIVFDQPPLTRKQRADQLRKTGYFDKYDGPARQVLDGLLTKYTDAGIEPVEDVKVLRLDPFRSMGSPIELIQAFGGKESYTDAVRHLEAALYHSAN from the coding sequence ATGAACAAGAAGTCGCTCAGCGAACGCGACATCTGCACGAAGTTCATCACGCCGGCATTGGTCAAGGCCGGTTGGAACGTGCACGACCAGATTCGTGAAGAGGTCACGTTTACGGCGGGCCGCATCATCGTCCGTGGCCGTCTGCACGCCCGCGGCAAGAAACGGCGCGCGGACTATGTGCTGAGCTACAAGAAGAACCTCCCGATCGCCGTGATCGAGGCCAAGGACAACAACCACAGCCTGGGCGACGGCATGCAGCAGGCGCTGGCTTATGGCGAGGCGCTCGATGCACCGTTTCGAATCAGCAGCAACGGTGATGGTTTCCTCTTCCACGACAGCACGGGTCTTGGCGGCCCGGTCGAGCGTGAGCTGAGCTTAGACGAGTTCCCATCGCCCGAGGAGCTGTGGGCTAGATATCGGCAATACAAAGGGCTGGACGAAACGGCCCGCCCCACGGTTGAGCAGCCCTACTACGACGATGGCAGCGGCCGGGTCCCGCGCTACTACCAAACGGTGGCCATCAATCGTGCTGTTGAGGCGGTAGCGCGCGGTCAAGATCGCATCCTGCTGGTGATGGCCACCGGCACCGGTAAGACCTTCACAGCCTTTCAGATCATCTGGCGGCTGTGGAAGTCGAAGCACAAAAGGCGAATCCTCTTCCTAGCCGATCGCAACATCCTCGTCGATCAAACCAAGAACAACGACTTCAAGCCATTTGGTCAGGCCATGACCAAGGTCACCAACCGGTCAATCGACAAGTCCTTCGAGATCTACTTGTCGCTTTACCAGGCAGTCACAGGCGTTGAAGAAGAGAAGAACATCTACAAGGAGTTCTCGCCGGACTTCTTTGACCTGGTGGTGATCGACGAATGCCATCGCGGCAGCGCAGCGGCAGATTCATCATGGCGGGCCATTTTGGAGTACTTCTCCGGTGCCACGCACTTGGGCCTGACTGCCACGCCGAAGGAAACGAATGACGTTTCCAATACCGACTACTTCGGCGAGCCGGTCTACACCTACTCATTGAAGCAGGGCATCGAAGATGGCTTTCTCGCGCCCTACAAAGTTGTGCGTATCGATCTGGACAGGGATCTCGAAGGCTGGCGCCCAACCAAGGGTCAGGTCGATAAGCACGGCAACGAGATCGAAGACCGGATCTACAACCAGAAAGACTTTGATCGAACCCTGGTATTGGAAAAGCGCACGCCCGTCGTCGCGGCCAAGATCACTGAGTTTCTGGAGCGCACCGATCCGTATCAAAAGACCATCGTCTTCTGCGAAAACATCGATCACGCCGAGCGCATGCGCCAAGCGCTGGTCAATCTGAACCCCAAACGCATAGCCGAGAACTACAAGTACGTCATGCGCATCACGGGGGATGAAAACGAGGGCAAGGCCGAGCTCGACAACTTCATCAATCCGGAAGAGCGCTATCCCGTCATCGCCACAACCAGCAAGCTCATGACCACGGGCGTCGATGCCCAAACCTGCAAGCTCATCGTGCTGGATCAACGAATCCAGTCCATGACCGAGTTCAAACAGATCATCGGGCGTGGAACCCGCATCAACGACGACTACAACAAGCATTGGTTCACCATTCTCGACTTCAAGAAGGCAACCGAGCTGTTTGCGGACCCCAACTTCGACGGTGACCCGGTTCAGGTCTACAACCCCGCAGAGGGGGCGTCGCCCGTTCCGGAAGATGAGCAAGGCGTTGAAGGCGGCGTCGGCATCGCGGAAGACCCGGCCGAGTACGGCGCGGACGAAGGGGAGACTTGGACCAACGACGACACCGGTGCCGATGATGACGCCGGCGACGCCAAGATCACGAAGTTTTACGTCGACAATGTCGAAGTCTCCGTCGTGGCGGAACGCGTGCAATACCTCGATGCGCAAGGCGACCTCATCACCGAAAGCCTGAAGGACTACACCCGGAAGCGCGTACGGGAGCAGTTCGCCTCACTGGACGACTTTCTGCGTCGATGGTCAGGCGCCGACCGCAAGCAGGCCATCATCGACGAGCTGGCCGAGGCCGGTGTTTTTTGGGATGACCTCATTGCCGATGTACGCAAGAAGCTCGGTGACGACCCGGATCCCTTCGACGTGATCTGCCACATCGTCTTCGACCAGCCGCCGCTTACACGCAAACAGCGCGCCGACCAGTTGCGCAAAACCGGCTACTTCGACAAGTACGACGGCCCAGCCCGCCAGGTGCTTGATGGTCTGCTCACCAAATACACCGATGCCGGCATCGAGCCGGTGGAAGATGTGAAAGTACTGCGTCTCGATCCGTTCAGATCCATGGGCTCGCCGATTGAGTTGATTCAGGCCTTTGGTGGGAAGGAGAGCTACACCGACGCCGTTCGCCACCTGGAAGCCGCGCTGTACCACAGCGCCAACTAA
- a CDS encoding acyl-CoA thioesterase — MSTTKFADLIGGMTAAPEQSLTFSEDWSQGRAIYGGLVGAVLYQAMRGQVPAERDLRAMTVAFVGPVAPETATVTSTVLRQGKSVTQMEARIIQHDQVCATATASFGGGRDSDIVIPGTARPEAPPPDQGLQLPQIPGMTPVFLQHYDLVWTQGGVPFSNTPQPDFAGWCRYRDPVGQGDAVLIGLLDVWPPSVLPMLNRPAPASSMTWSFDLLNPPGDAGAGDDWWYYDVHTQGARDGFAQADARLWRPDGQLAAVSRQSVVVFDKR, encoded by the coding sequence ATGAGTACGACGAAATTTGCCGACCTGATCGGCGGGATGACGGCTGCCCCGGAACAATCGCTGACATTCAGCGAAGACTGGAGCCAGGGCCGGGCCATTTACGGTGGGCTTGTCGGCGCGGTGCTGTACCAGGCCATGCGCGGTCAGGTACCCGCCGAGCGCGACCTGCGTGCCATGACGGTGGCATTTGTCGGCCCGGTCGCACCGGAGACCGCCACCGTGACCAGCACCGTGTTGCGGCAGGGCAAGTCCGTCACCCAGATGGAAGCCCGGATCATCCAGCATGACCAGGTCTGCGCCACCGCCACGGCCAGCTTCGGCGGCGGCCGGGATTCCGACATCGTGATCCCGGGCACCGCCCGCCCCGAGGCCCCACCACCCGACCAGGGCCTGCAACTGCCGCAGATCCCGGGCATGACCCCGGTGTTCCTCCAACACTATGACCTGGTCTGGACGCAGGGGGGCGTGCCGTTCTCCAACACCCCGCAGCCCGACTTCGCGGGATGGTGCCGCTACCGGGACCCGGTCGGTCAGGGCGACGCGGTTCTCATCGGCCTGCTCGATGTCTGGCCGCCCAGCGTGTTGCCCATGCTCAATCGGCCGGCACCGGCCAGTTCCATGACCTGGTCCTTCGACCTGCTCAACCCACCCGGCGACGCCGGCGCGGGGGATGACTGGTGGTACTACGACGTCCACACCCAGGGCGCCCGGGACGGCTTTGCCCAGGCCGATGCCCGCCTGTGGAGACCCGATGGCCAACTGGCCGCGGTCAGCCGCCAATCGGTTGTGGTGTTCGACAAGCGCTAG
- a CDS encoding penicillin acylase family protein: protein MRHSILGASTLAAALLLTSGCGSSQRIGDNAGGDDPVTGTLTYDAQIKRGSFGVPHITGNDYGDIGYGYGYVHAEDNLCVLAEDLITIQGERARYFGRDGTYTLQANGNTSNNVESDFFWRHVATAERVAALAADASPEAAAATAGFAAGYSRYVAELKAGEHPGRHASCRDAEWVTPITATDIYRRYFRLSVLASSSVFVSEIAGAQPPVGGQQQTTSSVDRAEFPLSNGLDIGSNMYALSAGATQSGQSMLFGNPHFPWIGTERLYQAHMTIPGELDIMGAALYGVPAALIGFNENVAWSHTVSTAYRFTFYELTLAPGDPTSYVFDGETVAMEPTEYTVQVLESDGSITEETRTLYKSRFGPMLTLTVSGVPVLPWGTDRAYTLRDANAENTRLINQFFEWNRADSLEEFIELHASVLGVPWVNTIATGPGGQAYYGDVTVVPNVPDSKVQACQSTVSAAFAQLVPGLPVLSGNQASCDWDTDEDAPAPGIFGPSNLPTLVRDDWVHNCNDSYWLTHPEEPITGFAAIIGNEESARSLRTRLCIRHVQERLDGSDGRPGTGFADLAELQDIVLSSAVYTARIALDDVLADICPTGTAISSGGTPVDISGACAVLETWDRSNNLDAVGGHIWREFWRRADDTSLPLWLTPFSVDDPVNTPRDLNTANPEVIAALADAVEVLGDQGVALDATMGSLQTSNVHDPIPIFGGEGFEGSFTIAGRANLVDGGYPVIRGNSYIQTVTWDDNGDPVAEGFVTYSQSTDPASPYFQDMTQAYSDKQWIPWRFTPDQIAADPNLSEFRISE, encoded by the coding sequence ATGCGACACTCGATTCTAGGCGCCAGCACGCTGGCCGCCGCACTGCTGTTGACCAGCGGCTGCGGCAGTTCCCAACGGATCGGCGACAACGCCGGGGGTGACGATCCGGTCACCGGCACCCTGACCTATGACGCCCAGATCAAGCGGGGCTCGTTCGGTGTCCCCCATATCACCGGGAATGATTACGGGGATATCGGCTACGGCTATGGATATGTCCACGCAGAAGACAATCTCTGCGTACTGGCCGAGGACCTGATCACCATTCAGGGTGAGCGCGCGCGTTACTTCGGCCGCGACGGCACGTATACGCTCCAGGCCAATGGCAATACCTCCAACAACGTCGAATCCGACTTTTTCTGGCGCCATGTCGCCACCGCCGAGCGCGTCGCCGCACTGGCCGCTGACGCCAGCCCGGAAGCTGCCGCCGCCACGGCGGGCTTTGCGGCGGGTTACTCACGCTACGTCGCCGAGCTGAAAGCGGGCGAGCATCCCGGTCGCCACGCCAGTTGCCGCGATGCCGAGTGGGTCACGCCGATCACTGCCACCGATATATACCGCCGCTATTTCCGGCTGTCGGTCCTGGCCAGTAGCTCGGTGTTTGTCAGCGAGATTGCCGGGGCCCAACCGCCGGTTGGGGGCCAGCAGCAGACCACCAGCAGCGTGGACCGCGCCGAATTCCCGCTCAGCAATGGCCTGGATATCGGCAGCAACATGTATGCACTATCGGCCGGTGCCACCCAGTCGGGCCAATCCATGCTGTTCGGCAATCCACATTTTCCGTGGATTGGCACCGAGCGGCTGTACCAGGCGCATATGACGATTCCGGGTGAACTCGACATCATGGGCGCCGCGCTATACGGCGTACCCGCCGCGCTGATCGGGTTTAACGAAAACGTGGCCTGGAGTCACACGGTTTCAACGGCCTACCGCTTCACGTTCTACGAGCTGACCCTGGCGCCTGGCGATCCGACCAGTTACGTGTTCGACGGCGAAACCGTGGCTATGGAGCCCACCGAGTACACCGTGCAGGTGCTGGAGTCCGACGGCTCCATCACCGAAGAGACCCGTACGCTATACAAGAGCCGCTTCGGCCCCATGCTGACGCTCACGGTCTCCGGGGTTCCGGTACTGCCCTGGGGCACGGACCGGGCCTATACGCTGCGCGATGCCAATGCCGAGAACACGCGGCTGATCAACCAGTTCTTCGAATGGAATCGCGCCGATTCGCTGGAAGAATTCATCGAGCTGCACGCCTCCGTGCTGGGCGTACCCTGGGTCAACACCATCGCTACCGGGCCCGGTGGGCAGGCGTACTACGGAGATGTGACCGTGGTGCCCAACGTGCCGGACAGCAAGGTCCAAGCCTGCCAAAGCACGGTGTCAGCCGCCTTTGCCCAGCTGGTTCCCGGACTGCCCGTGCTCTCCGGCAACCAGGCCAGCTGCGACTGGGACACCGACGAGGACGCTCCGGCACCCGGCATCTTCGGGCCGTCGAACCTGCCCACACTGGTCCGCGACGACTGGGTGCATAACTGCAATGACAGCTACTGGCTAACCCATCCGGAAGAGCCGATCACCGGCTTTGCGGCCATCATCGGCAACGAGGAATCGGCCCGCTCACTACGCACACGGCTTTGCATTCGCCACGTGCAGGAACGCCTGGACGGCAGCGATGGCCGGCCCGGCACGGGCTTTGCCGATCTGGCCGAGCTGCAGGACATCGTGTTGTCGAGCGCCGTGTACACCGCCCGCATTGCACTGGATGACGTGCTCGCTGATATCTGCCCAACCGGGACCGCAATCAGCAGTGGCGGCACGCCTGTCGATATTTCCGGCGCCTGCGCCGTCCTGGAAACCTGGGACCGCTCCAACAACCTGGATGCGGTGGGCGGTCATATCTGGCGGGAGTTCTGGCGCCGCGCCGACGACACCAGCCTGCCGCTGTGGCTGACGCCGTTCAGCGTGGATGACCCGGTCAACACGCCACGGGATCTCAACACCGCCAACCCGGAGGTCATTGCGGCGCTGGCTGATGCCGTGGAAGTGCTGGGCGATCAGGGCGTGGCACTGGATGCGACCATGGGCAGCCTGCAGACCTCGAACGTGCACGACCCGATCCCGATCTTCGGCGGTGAGGGCTTCGAAGGCTCATTCACCATTGCCGGCCGGGCCAATCTGGTCGACGGCGGCTATCCGGTTATCCGCGGTAACAGCTATATCCAGACCGTCACCTGGGACGACAATGGCGATCCGGTCGCCGAAGGCTTTGTGACCTACTCGCAGTCCACCGACCCGGCGTCACCGTACTTCCAGGACATGACGCAGGCCTATTCGGACAAGCAGTGGATTCCGTGGCGGTTCACCCCGGATCAAATCGCCGCCGACCCCAATCTCAGCGAGTTCCGCATCAGCGAGTAA
- a CDS encoding BON domain-containing protein translates to MNNSKHTDSQTPARRLTRGLVVVGLSVSPLALVAAPIGHHDTHHPVLSAAGDDVESGSERSFTGAAYDAFLEGRLVTAYTVNQSLNPFDLDVNVHKQKATIGGTVETEVQRDLAIEIASGMDAILDVDDEIAVEPELDTQARQDDGFGDTMDDASTTAAVKTRLLANDSTSGLSIDVDTNDSVVTLTGRVESDAEAELAKQIAYNTDGVHDVIDKLTVEDATS, encoded by the coding sequence ATGAACAACAGCAAGCACACAGACAGCCAAACACCCGCCCGCCGCCTGACACGCGGGCTGGTCGTAGTGGGCCTGAGTGTCTCCCCGCTGGCGCTGGTCGCCGCACCCATCGGCCATCACGACACCCATCATCCGGTGCTCAGCGCAGCCGGTGATGACGTCGAATCCGGCAGTGAACGGAGTTTCACCGGCGCCGCCTATGACGCGTTTCTAGAGGGTCGCCTGGTCACCGCTTACACGGTCAACCAGAGCCTGAACCCGTTCGATCTGGACGTGAACGTCCACAAGCAAAAGGCCACCATCGGCGGGACGGTCGAGACCGAAGTCCAGCGTGATCTGGCCATCGAAATCGCCTCGGGCATGGACGCCATACTCGACGTGGACGACGAAATCGCCGTTGAGCCCGAGCTGGACACCCAAGCCCGGCAGGACGATGGCTTCGGCGACACCATGGACGATGCCAGCACGACGGCTGCGGTGAAGACCCGCCTGCTGGCCAATGACTCCACCAGTGGTTTGAGCATCGATGTCGACACCAACGATTCGGTCGTGACCTTGACGGGTCGTGTCGAGTCCGATGCCGAGGCCGAGCTGGCCAAGCAAATCGCCTACAACACGGACGGCGTACACGATGTGATCGACAAGCTCACCGTGGAAGACGCCACGTCCTAA